The genomic DNA cactctaccagctaaTACTGCATTTTATAACAAGGTTTAATGACagtatttttgctttttttttactattagtattttaatgatttgttaTTTCTGCTGCTTTTAACCAGACAGCTACAAGAGCCACAATATGTTTcatgttaatttatttttaattattaatatatttgatTTAGTGTAACAAACAatgatgtaataaaaaaaatacaaaaagaaaaagtaaaacaaatgaACATCTGGTTTCACATAACTAAATCCAAAAGCTTCAAAAAACAACCTGCATCAATTAGTGTTACAATAATTCTGATTGGTTTTGGTACATTTACACTAGTGATTGAACACAAGAACAAACAATAAGATGCaatgaataaaacaatattaattacTCAGAAACAACAGCAATTCTATAATTAAAAAGGCAAAAGAGGTATAGCTGGTTCCGTCTAGTTAGAGAATCAATTGAGATGTTCAGTGCAGTGATAAAGTAATTGTCCCATTATAACTGCCTCTACTATGAAATGTGTGTTACTCTGGAGGATTTCGAGCTATTTATAAGTTGGGGTGTGACCAAACAGCCAAACTTTTCGGAGATGCACTCAGTGTctgtcccaagcctggataaagaTAACAATTTAGAAAGGAATCTGACGTAAaatctgtgccaaatcaggtatacAGAATTCACAAAGATTCCATACATTTtaaagaccttttttttttatctcgatttatttcatgactgtgttcatgactttacaatattaaaaatactaGACAAATGTTGGATTTGTGGAAGGACATAACTATTTCTgaccaaaaaaaaccctgtatGATCCCCAAACCCTTCGGAGTAAATAAAGCAATCATAGTTGGATCTTTTTGGATATCAAGAGTCTTTTTAGATCTTGTGATGAGCAAAAAGGTTTTGTTGTAAGAGTTTTATACACAACTAGACATGTCTTTTAGTGTCATGGTGTGGGATTCCTGTGAGCTGATGCTGAGGCATAATTTGATTATACGTACAGCTGGAATGTGAATGTGAATCTTGAACCCAATAGAAATGTGTAGATATACAATTCTAGAAATTGATGTGCGTTTTCATAAGTGTGATATGGGTGTTATAAACCTTGATCCCTCAGATAAATACAATTATCCTTCAAAAAATATGTTGTGTTCTTACTCAAGTTAATGTGAAAGTTTTCTTTATACATCTATAATAAATCATTGTGACAGGAAACCAGAAAGGGTGCAATTATTTTACAGCACCGTACACGAGTGCTGAGCGAGGTTATACAATTTCCTTCATCAAAAGCTtcatgttaataaaaaaaaaaatcaaatgcttTAAAGCCCACAGTTCATACTGATTTCTacaaggtctggctcacaagAGTTGCCTGAAATGACCTGGCAAATGAAATACAACATTGCAAAATGTACAAACAAAATCTATTTGAAATGGCCAAAGAAATTAACACGCATCAATTTGCTAATTATTGTAATTCCAGTAAATAACAGATAGCCAGGACTGCTCTAGATGTTAAAGTGATGAATTATATAACACTACAGCTGCTGGTTCAAAATATGAAAACACCCGATCCAGTGTTTGGGTTCAGGTTATAGTCGAAGGGTGCCTGGTCTGGACCTGCGAaaggaataataaaataagtctgtaaaacataaaaaagcaaaaaacagtTTACATACATGTGTGATAAAATTATAAGAAAATATACTTTCTTGTTTTAACGAACaagaaaacaaattaaattttttaacaaATTTAGGTTCCTTCATATGCTTATATATgcatatctatatctatatgtaccaatcagccataacattaaaaccacctccttgtttctacactcactgtgcattttatcagctccacttaccatataggagcactttaaagttctacaattactgactagtccatctgtttctgtaaatattttttagcctactttcaccttgttctttaaatggtcaggaccccccacaggaccaccacagagcaggtattattgctcatgacaatgacatggtggtggtgtgttagtgtgtgttgtactggtatgagtggataaaacacagcaatgctgatggagtttttaaacacctcactgtgactgctggactgagaatagtccaccaaccaaaaatacatccagccaacagcaccgtgtgggcagcgtcctgtgaccactgatgaaagtctagaagatgaccaactcaaacagcaacaatagatgagcgatcgtctctgactacatctacaaggtggaccaactaggtaggagattctaatagagtggacagtgagtggacatggtatttaaaaacttcagcagcgctgagatcatccaccacctaaataatacctgctctgtggtggtcctgaccattgaagaacagggtgaaagcaggctaaaaaagtatgtagagaaacagatggactacagtcagtaattgtagaactttaaagtgctcctatatagtaagtggagttgataaaatggacagtaagtgtagaaacaaggaggtggttttaatgttaaggctgatcagtgtattatataTGCTTAACATAGActttaaaacatttctatttttttgtataaatatatatttttgtctattttgtcTACTCTGTAACTAATGTGAccgagcagtcacaaaagcatttcactgccagttgtactgtgtatgactatgtatgtgacaaataaaccttgatttgatttgattttgatgCTTATTGCAGGTTTCTGAAAATGGCTTCTGTAAATTATatctatttaaaattaaatccacaacacaagtAGGAGCACAAAATGTCAAGGGGTCTAAAatctttctgaatccactgttaTTAAAAGAAGAAATTATCTCATACTCAGAtctatatttatctatttatgtgCATTATTTGCTACTGCAGGCTCATGGTCATGCTAATTTCTGTCatacatgtatgtattttaatacACAGTATTTGAAATGCCTTCTGTATTCCAGTTCCAAAAATACggtattaatatttaatgctGGCAGTGTGAAAGCAGACGAAATACACATAAGTAAAGCTAGATGGCAACTCTGGGTGTCCCTCTGTGTTTGCTGGTTTATTATTGTGTGGTATAAAAAACCCAAAGCACCAGCATATGTATAAGTGCTAATGTTTATGTACCCAGGATAAGGTGGTGGTGGAACATCGTGTGGACTGGCTGCAGTGATCGCCTGTTCGTACGAGGGGAGCCCATGTGTGTCCATGTCATCTGTTAAAGGTGCAGGGATGGGGTGCAGAGAGACCTCCTCCAGCCTTCTGATGATCACAGAGGCATTACTGCGTCTGCCTTGACTCCTGATggacctgaacacacacacacacaccattacactTAACAGTCTTTTTGCCAACATAATATAATCTTGAGAGCAATACACTGTAGTGCTAAACTGATAGCTAAGCTTCTGCTGCCTGTGCAAAACTAAAGAGGCTAACCACAAACATTTAGTTTCTGATGGTGTGGAcaaattttactatttatctttttttaattctgtgataagaaaataaaaaaatagcacACTGTTTTACTCAGTAGTTTTGAACATCAGATACCAACAGTAGGTTGTGTGGTTACAGTACTAAACTTATGCTCTTAAGCTCAGATGTTCACTGCTGGGTCCATAACTTGCTccgattttgtgtttttttttattatttgtcacattaaaaaaaacagctacCAAATGCCTAaacaaaatgtaagaaacagaATCAAACCCCCAGGATAAAAACTTAGTTGGTTTCAATAATTTGTGGtgcttttaaaattaaaaatcccTTTTCAAAATGCACCAGCAACTTTATTACCTTCACCCTGTACATACATTCTTTGGCCATTTTATGAActacacttactatatagaTGGATACTGtggatatatacagtaaatacacattcattcatactTACCCTGCAAACCGTTTATTTGTGCACCTCTTCTTACAGGAATAACAGATGAGAAGACCCACTATGATGACGGCCACACTGCCTGCAATGATGCCAACCAACAGCGCAGTCACATCAACTTTTGGCCCCTGATTTTGAGCTGTAaggacatttaaataaaaaaagttattatatatatatacagtgtatcacaaaagtgagtacacccctcacatttctgcaaatatttcattatatcttttcatgggacaacactatagacatgaaacttggatataacttggaatagtcagtgtacaacttgtatagcagtgtagatttactgtcttctgaaaataactcaacacacagccattaatgtctaaatagctggcaacataagtgagtacaccccacagtgaacatgtccaaattgtgcccaaatgtgtcgttgtccctccctggtgtcatgtgtcaaggtcccaggtgtaaatggggagcagggctgttaaatttggtgttttgggtacaattctctcatactggccactggatattcaacatggcacctcatggcaaagaactctctgaggatgtgagaaatagaattgttgctctccacaaagatggcctaggctataagaagattgctaacaccctgaaactgagctacagcatggtggccaaggtcatacagcggttttccaggacaggttccactcggaacaggcttcgccagggtcgaccaaagaagttgagtccacgtgttcggcgtcatatccagaggttggctttaaaaaatagacacatgagtgctgccagcattgctgcagaggttgaagacgtgggaggtcagcctgtcagtgctcagaccatacgccgcacactgcatcaactcggtctgcatggtcgtcatcccagaaggaagctgacgcacaagaaagcccgcaaacagtttgctgaagacaagcagtccaagaacatggattactggaatgccctgtggtctgacgagaccaagataaacttgtttggctcagatggtgtccagcatgtgtggcggcgccctggtgagaagtaccaagacaactgtatcttgcctacagtcaagcatggtggtggtagcatcatggtcttgggctgcatgagtgttgctggcactggggagctgcagttcattgagggaaacatgaattccaacatgtactgtgacattctgaaacagagcatgatcccctcccttccaaaactgggcctcatggcagttttccaacaggataacaaccccaaacacaacctccaagatgacaactgccttgctgaggaagctgaaggtaaaggtgatggactaaacccaattgagcacctgtggcgcatcctcaagtggaaggtggaggggttcaaggtgtctaacatccaccagctccgtgatgtcatcatggaggagtggaagaggattccagtagcaacctgtgcagctctggtgaattccatgcccaagagggttaaggcagtgctggataataatggtggtcacacaaaatattgacactttgggcacaatttggacatgttcactgtggggtgtactcacttatgttgccagccatttagacattaatggctgtgtgttgagttattttcagaagacagtaaatctacactgctatacaagttgtacactgactactctaagttatatccaagttttatttctatagtgttgtcccatgaaaagatataataaaatatttgcagaaatgtgaggggtgtactcacttttgtgatacactgtatatacaggtatatataccCAGAATCACTGGATGCAATGCAgtataacaccctggacaagacatgaatccctcagacatagccaatcatgtctgtatgtagccgCCTAACCGGCTGAttgcactgctggggattcgaaccctggatccaagTGGCAGTGGGCTAACATAATTTACCTCTGCAAGAGCTGAGCTCCCTACTTCCAACTAAGTATACATAAATAACCAGCTAACAATATATTCACAATAAAAAGATAGCCCAGTCTTTCAGATATTAAAGTAAAATGATCTTTCTAAAATCACTTTAGAAAATTATAAGtagttgtttttaatgcatttttgctATAACACATTCACTGTGTAAAATAATTaccctttttaaaattatttcaacaatttttaacattttaacaatACGATGGTATCTGTTGACTTATAAACTAATTTTGTTAACTAAGCTTGGAAGTAAAAAAGCCAATTTGCCCTTACCAAGACCTGCCATCACAGTTTTCTGTAGTTTTTGTTTAATGTTCCACTAATACCTCCATAGTTCAAATAAAATTACAGATACAAATCTGAAATAAGGATGGTTACAAACCATCTAAGTTATAGATTTTGTTGTAAGATGTTTCTGAATGAAGCATAGTGTTTTTACATTTGATGAAATGatagtaaaacaataaaacatgccTTCTATTTATATAACACAAATTCATCACTATAAGATTCATGTTCATGGATGCTTACAAAGCTTTTTGTGCTGactacatttataaaaaaaatgtctGATTTGTAGTAAATATTTGAGATGTATATTGAAATGTAACTACAATCTCCCTGCAGTTTGATAATTTCTCAATAAAAGTTATTTTACATATAACTTAGATGATAACTAGATGTAAATTACAAGAAACATTCAGGATCACTTCTGTTAACCACCAGATCATTTTGTAAATGCATGCAAATATAACATATGTTCAAAAAAGTACTAGAATTAGAATTCTGTGAGTTTAAATGTTCACTTACCGGATGTATACTCCTTCCAGAAAGCTTCCTGTAAGCAACAAGCAAAATGACGTTAGAAATATCATTTTTACAGCAATAAGAGAGCTTCATATATTAAACTCTGAGCAACTTGTGAAACtttttatgattgtgtgtgtgtgtgtgtgtgtgtgtgtgtgtgtagaaagaaTGTATCAGGAGGTAGAGGAATTACTCAACTGTATCTGGATCATTCTCAAACACCTCACGTGCTTCCTCATAGTTGCACACTTCCTCCTGACACTCCCTTTCTAAATTCCCGGGAGTGAAGATTTCAAAGTCGAAGCGGTTGTACAGCAAGTGGCGTCCTAAAAAGTTGCTGGCCTCCATCTCTTCCACAAACACTACAGAGCAAAAATATCAAGCATTACACCTACAGTCGCATTATACCTACAGTCGCATTATACCTACAGTCGGACAGTTTCTGTTAATATCACCCTATTACACTCTGGTGCAAAAATATTAAGCATTACACCTACACTCGCATTACACCTACACTACCTGTTGGACAGTTTCTATTAATGTCACCCTATTACACTCTGGTGCTGGATGGGAGGTGTTGTACTGTTTAgttgtatacagtataaatatttAGGCTCTCCAAAAGTTACTTACCAAGGCAGATGAACTTCACATTTTTATTCCTACTGAGGTCTTATGTAATAAAACTACAACTCTGCTACACCCCACCTCTTGTACTTTAAAATCTAGCTCATCTGAACACTAAGGGCATCACCAAAAGTCAAAATTCTGTCAAAAGAAGCTATTTCTGATCCACAAGGTACATTATAAACAAAGGTTTCAAATGGAAGTTTTTTCCTCTGATTCTGACATCTGAAATCAATGAAATTTCACTTCCATCAGTTTACCTGCATTTTGTTTGTCTTGCAGATCCGAACTTCCTGGGTCAGTCTCACACATACAACGTCCACATACAGTCAGCATACACACCGCAACAACAAGTTTCAGCATTTCTGTTCAgctgtcagaaaaaaaaaatcaggaaaatgaGTCACATTATTAGCCTACTCACTTTCAGTTCATATGCCTTAGCTGGCCTTCCAGACATCTGAGGCATGTTTTGATTAGTCTTGTGTTGACTAAACAATGACTGATGTCAGTAAtgtttattagttatttttccAAAGTCATTTTATATAGTTGATTTAAAACCCTTATCACTATTTAGCTACTTAATGTTTGTTACTTATTTGACACAAACATGAAGTCATACAGTATTTACAGTGCAGTTGCTTGGTATTGTCCTCTTTTAGACGTAATACATGTTAAATACACACGTCTCTGTTCTTTAGATTAAAGAAAAAAGCCTTTAAAGTTTTATAAGTGAAATCTTTTACTCTCAGCGTTTGCTTTTGTTTCACATATTGTCTGGTGCTTTATTGTCCTTGAATAAGCCTTACACTGTTGTCATCATAGATCTGTGTTCACTTAAAACAACAATACTGTGATAAGTGAAGAACAATTCAAACACAGATAACTCTTATTTATGTAATAGtccacaaaatgtatttatatgtcctgctttatcttttttattatcaTAGTAATAATTGGGTCAGCATGGAGTCTTACAACACATCCAACATGCTGGATTATAACTAGAAATACAAGCCAGGTTTTACTAGTCCAACTTCACAGTCATGTTACAAAATCTAGTTGAAATTCTAAATTCCATGAAGAGATTAGGCTGTTTTACCCACAATCATTCGAGTTCACAAAATTTTGGACATGGTAAATAATACTTTTAGGTTTTAAAGTAATTTGTAACCAATGTGCTGATAACTATAGACCTTGGCCTGAAATTCTTCATGGTATTATTAGCAATTTAGCAAACCTAATCCACTTTGATTTACAGTTGTTTAAAGCTGAAAGTTTCTTATAGCAAACAAGTGTGACTAACACAATGTCTTTACtaagtttaagtttttaatcccttgggcccttgagcaaggcccttaaccatcaattgcttagataatatactgtcatggtactgtaagtcgctttggataaaagtgtctgctaaatgccgtaaatgtaaaccaccaaattattaaaaaaaatctcttaCTAGCCAACCTAAAGAGAGGCAAAATCACGAATACTTTAAAATGTCACGCATTACCTAGTTTACCTAgttttagtaataataaatggaTCAAATAACAATAACACTCACAAtaaacagtggtaccttgtaactcaacgtcccctaaactcaaaatctttgaaactcgacgccctttgtcgagaaatttgtacccttaaacttaacgttttccttaaactcaaattaacaataaacagctcttcgCTTGAACAGTGCAGTAAAAtgtcaaagtgtgaatatgagacaaatctgcatttgtgtggaataaccatcaaattcactctgaaagctccacatgtatctgtgcttatctggatttttcttctgtttcactttcaACTTGttttacagctcgaggttctgagaaatggtaaGTAATTGtttctaaaacgcttattgttaaaaaaaaagcttaatgtgacttaatgtattaaaattatgacacagaaacattaaacattaaacttctcttaaatattactgctcataagttctatccactaatgaaattcctcgctcgtcttagtacaataagtctcgttaagctttgtgcaacagttattgattaactgttttcaatagtatttcagtgtcaaaaacaacaccaTTATTTTAcgtaagcctaaaatatatgcagtttcacaggaccatggaacgcattaacaggtttcctatacatccttatggaaaaaaataccttaaaactcaacactactcccagaaccaactgacactgagtttcaaggtaccactgtacttataTTACATACACTATTGTAAttcaataatatttttttattacttagaGGTGTTATCTgtctaaataataaaactaaaccaataataataaaggttcTGATGACATATGGTAATGATATAAATTTATATTAGGCAGGTAGATGTAAGTTTAATTTAGAATCAATGGCATTTTGGtgcaccctgaacaggatactTATTTCCAGGATCTGTGACCATGAAGTTTCTAAAAAACACTGAAGTAAACaatgtttggtttggtttattaggactttaatgccatgtttttcactttggttacattcatgacagaaacggtagttaac from Trichomycterus rosablanca isolate fTriRos1 chromosome 11, fTriRos1.hap1, whole genome shotgun sequence includes the following:
- the prrg4 gene encoding transmembrane gamma-carboxyglutamic acid protein 4; the encoded protein is MLKLVVAVCMLTVCGRCMCETDPGSSDLQDKQNAVFVEEMEASNFLGRHLLYNRFDFEIFTPGNLERECQEEVCNYEEAREVFENDPDTEAFWKEYTSAQNQGPKVDVTALLVGIIAGSVAVIIVGLLICYSCKKRCTNKRFAGSIRSQGRRSNASVIIRRLEEVSLHPIPAPLTDDMDTHGLPSYEQAITAASPHDVPPPPYPGSRPGTLRL